The DNA region tccaccttcttcatcatAGCCACaatctccgccctcgcctcATCCCTCTGCTTCGAAATCCTCGAcaactcctccttcgccgccACCTTTTCCGACTCCAGCCTCCTAATCGCGGCgctcatcctctccaccaactgAACCGACGGCCCGGCAGCAACAGTGGAGACCGAGACCATATCCTGCATGATGTTGTTCTTATCGTTATCCCTCCCGCCACTCCCACTGAAGGCGTCTTCCCCTTGCTGGATCTCCCGGTGGTTATTCAAAATCGAAGGCGGGGCAGCCTCACTCGTAGGACTGAAAATAGACGTGGGACTGAAGATCCCACTGTTGCTCGTCGGGTGGGAGGGCAGAGTAGGGCGGGCAGGCGGTTGGGCCGAGGGTCTTCGACTAAAAGAACCCATTCCGGGGACGGGCAGCCCGATTCGGGAGTTGGCATCCCCCGCCTCGCTGTTGCTGGACTGCGCGCCAgaaatcttcctcgccttgcTGGTAAGGGTTTGGATGCCCAAGAAGTCGGTGCTAAATGTTCGCTGAGGGACGGCGGAGAGCTGAGGCGAGGCAGGGCGGCTGTCTGGTTTGAACAAGGGGGTGCCAGGGAGATCCTCGAGCCAGGAGCGGGGGCGCTCGACGATGGGTTGGTGAAAGCTGGTTTGGAGTCTTTCCTTTTCGGCTTCGAAGGcttgcttttgcttttcGAGCTCAGACTTGGCTTCTGAGAGAGCCGTTTCAGCCGCTTCAGCACGTCTGGTGAGGGCGTCAAGTTGGGCTTGGTAGGATTTGACATCTTGTTGGATCGTGGGGATTTTGGTCTTGGTCTCTTCCAGTTCCTCTTCGTGGCGCTTTGCGCGGACGGCCTGCTGCATTGTCAGTAGTTGTCGGGGACTCATCGCACAGCATTCGAGACTTACCGCCTCGCGAGCTTTCCGCCTCATGTCCGATTCTCTTTGAAGAGCCTcatctctttccttttccagcCCAGCAATACGAGCCAGCAAGTTGGTCTCAATTCCCTGCCAGTTTTCACTCGCGATGGAGTACTGTGTCTGCAGCTGTTCGATCTGCCGCAGTAGTTTGGCTTGCGAGTCTCCAGCCACACCCGAAGATGCCTCCTCTGCTCGCATCCTCATGGCCTCGAGCTTCCCTTCCATCATCTGAACCTCAGCCTTTAGCTCCAACTCTTGCACACGGGCTCGCTCGTTCGCCCTTTCCACCTGCTCTCGAAGGTCATTTGCTTGCGCTTTGGCACGATCTGCCACCAGAGTCTTTTCGACCTTGAGAGCAGCCACCTGCTCTTCCAGATCATCGATACGTCGCTTATCCTGTTCTCTCGGGCGTTCGTTTGCCTTGGTCGATAGCTCGTCTACTTGTTCTTTGGCTTTTTGCAGTTGACTTCTGAGGTCCGCGATGGTAGCATCCTTCGACCGTATCTCTGGTCGCAAGCTGCCGAGTTCCTTCTGAGCTTGATCATACTGCTTTTGTAGAACCACCTGTGATCTTTCCAGCTCATCTGCTCGGCGAGCGCGCAGACGCAAATTATCCAACTCCTTGTCAGATTTGTCCTTTGCCATCTTCAGGCTGTTGATCTCCttctcaccctcgccaactTTGAGCTGCAACTTCTTCATGATCGTACGGTGCTTTTGCTCAGTACTGGCGAgcttcttgccctcctccatgAGCTGGGCGATCTGCTGGTCCTTTTCCGCCAACTTCTTCTCGAGACTCCCAGCCGGTGCAGCAAGGGCGGCCTTCCTGGCTGAGTCTGTGGCCTCTCTCGCGAGAAACTGCAGTTTGGCTTCAAGAGCATCGATGCGCTCTATGTAGCCATgaatctcctcctgctgctgggtCTGAGCCACGTCCGGCACATTATTGCCATCCTTCTGCGTTTCTTCGTCTCCAACTGTTGTTTGGTcgggcttgttggtgatgatctccTCTGTTTCAGGGGCAGGAGTAGGGGTGGGCGCTTCCACGGTTGGCGTGTTCAGGAGAGGCACTTcggctggcggtggtgcatCGGGGGATACCTTCGCGCCGTTGGCTTCATCTGTGACCCCCTGTTCCGTTGTTGTCCCATTCTTCAAGTCTTGTTTGGTATCAACCTCCTTCACGGCATTATCTTGGGACGTTCTGACAACATCCAGGGAGCCCCGCGGCGAAGAAGTATCCCTTGGCGCATCCTTCAATGCTGGACTCGCCGGACCTATACTATCGATCGATGTGCGGCTTGCTGCGTCTAGACTTTGGCGCGGGCTTCCTTGCGCAGAAAGGGGCTTTTGACCGGCCGTTTTCGCAGCTATGGCCCGCGCAAGCCTTTCTTGGAGCCGATCGTTTGTGCGGGTGCTCGAGGAGGTCCTGGAGGGCCCTGCAAGGAATCCATACTGTCAGAAACCTACAGCCTTCTGGGAAGAGCTTCGATCATCAAGCATACCTGGCGATTGCTTCACTGGCGAAGCAGGAGGGGCCGGCTTGGCCTCCTTCGTTTGCGCCGAGCCATCATTGTCCTCGCTGAGTATATTATCCAGGCGAGCTTCCACACCAGCTACGGCTTGGGTCAGAAACGACCCCCATCGCGCGGCCATTGCTCAAAATAACAACAGCACGGCAGTGCTCGCTATGACGTTGCCATACAAAGGCGGGGGACAACGGTATAAGTGCGGTGGTCGCCGTTACATTCGATCCATCACAAGtcgtcgagggaggagggtagaTAGGCAGATAGGCACGGCAGGCTCGCAATCTTCCGATGCCTGCTTCACTTGCAGCTTGTCGCTTTACATCCAGATACACCGAGAAGCCAGAATCCGGTCGTGACGCATGTCGACACAGTAAGACGAACTACTGTTGCGGAAGGGTTGGTCTCGTATTCTTCCTCAAACACAAGTGCTTGGTCCTTGGCGAAAGGCCACGCCAAACTTACAGAGTGTCCAAGCCTTCCAGGGATTCGTAATTGTTCGGCACCTGTCAGCGAGGTGGTCCTTGACTCCAGAGAGCCAATTGGATCCGCTACAGCTCTCGGTTCAGCCCTTCAGGTGGGGCCGACCTGCTTCAAAGCCAACGCACAGGCCATCCAAGTCGGCATGACCAACGGCGTTTGTTGCTTGAGAATTCGAATTTCAAAGACGCCATCCAagtattttattttatagcATGTTATACCACCGAGATATACTTTGACGGCAGCTGCTACATGACTGAAGCTTCCATTAACCCTCATGGCACCTTGATATACGGTGCTTAGAGATGTAAAAGTTGCCGAGAACGTGCATCATTACATCATCTGCCAGGATCCACCAGTATTGCAGTACTACATCTCTGAACATTCATAATTCAAGGTCGAGACGAGGCTTATCGTTATCGTTGCTTCCAAAGTTCCATGATTCTTGCTACTGCGTTCGAAAAGGAGGTTGGgaaacaccaacaccaaagtTTACAGTGGAGAATAATACGTTGGCATGCCCCCAAGTTATAAATTCCAGGCCCTGCCTTCTCAGTTGCTGTCCAGTGTTTGATTCTGAATCAGCCGCTTCCAGCATCCTCCCTTCTAACCCTCCACCCTCGTTTTCCGGTTGAGCCGGTATTTATCGGCTGACGGCACGCACAAGAACCTCACCTAGGCCGGGACCTCGTAAAATACTGGTTTTGATCCTGcgctggttgttgttgcaccAACACACCTTCAACCACACTCGCTATTTACGTGCGTTACATATTGGCCCCGAGAACAGCAAGAGGAGGCCCAGCACAGCGGAACCGAGACGGATAACCAGAGCAACCCGTCTCTTGGCGTGCGCATTGTGCTCGAAGCTCAAACACCAGATCTCTGACCACTCTGTTGCCTTGCTTATTTCGCACCATTGTTATGAGACGGGGTGTCGCTTGAGTGTCGTACACAATGGCATTGGCTTCGGCATTTCGGATTCCTTACCGGGAGGCGCGAactgggttttggggggagcAAACGTCGACGTTGAACTGGTGTGAAGAggtaaacaaacccccttttGTGCCCCAACTAGTCGGAAAGCCTTGGCTGATCAGAACGTCTAGGACTACAACATCAGCTACTACTGTGCTGAAGTGGTCAACACACTTACAAACTTGGTTTTTATGTACCTTGGCTTCAAAGGACTACGCAATGTCATCAAGTATGCGCACTCCAAGGTGTTCATCCTCGTGTTTCTCGGCTACATTGTCGTGGGTCTCGGTAGCATGGCGTTCCATACTACGCTGAAGTGTAAGTTCCCCTTGAGTGATAGTGTAGGTACTTGTCCCTGTTCTAACGTGGAATGCAGATGAGATGCAACTCGCAGACGAACTCCCCATGATATACACCATCTGCATCATGGCATACGTAGCTTTTGGAACCAACAAGTCTCCTGCTGTGAAGGGTCTTCTTGCGGTATTCCTGC from Podospora pseudoanserina strain CBS 124.78 chromosome 1, whole genome shotgun sequence includes:
- a CDS encoding hypothetical protein (EggNog:ENOG503NWEB; COG:K), which translates into the protein MAARWGSFLTQAVAGVEARLDNILSEDNDGSAQTKEAKPAPPASPVKQSPGPSRTSSSTRTNDRLQERLARAIAAKTAGQKPLSAQGSPRQSLDAASRTSIDSIGPASPALKDAPRDTSSPRGSLDVVRTSQDNAVKEVDTKQDLKNGTTTEQGVTDEANGAKVSPDAPPPAEVPLLNTPTVEAPTPTPAPETEEIITNKPDQTTVGDEETQKDGNNVPDVAQTQQQEEIHGYIERIDALEAKLQFLAREATDSARKAALAAPAGSLEKKLAEKDQQIAQLMEEGKKLASTEQKHRTIMKKLQLKVGEGEKEINSLKMAKDKSDKELDNLRLRARRADELERSQVVLQKQYDQAQKELGSLRPEIRSKDATIADLRSQLQKAKEQVDELSTKANERPREQDKRRIDDLEEQVAALKVEKTLVADRAKAQANDLREQVERANERARVQELELKAEVQMMEGKLEAMRMRAEEASSGVAGDSQAKLLRQIEQLQTQYSIASENWQGIETNLLARIAGLEKERDEALQRESDMRRKAREAAVRAKRHEEELEETKTKIPTIQQDVKSYQAQLDALTRRAEAAETALSEAKSELEKQKQAFEAEKERLQTSFHQPIVERPRSWLEDLPGTPLFKPDSRPASPQLSAVPQRTFSTDFLGIQTLTSKARKISGAQSSNSEAGDANSRIGLPVPGMGSFSRRPSAQPPARPTLPSHPTSNSGIFSPTSIFSPTSEAAPPSILNNHREIQQGEDAFSGSGGRDNDKNNIMQDMVSVSTVAAGPSVQLVERMSAAIRRLESEKVAAKEELSRISKQRDEARAEIVAMMKKVEENSAAVKRVGVLEGEVREVKERYETTLELLGEKSEEVEELRADVEDVKAMYRELVERTIK